A portion of the Microlunatus phosphovorus NM-1 genome contains these proteins:
- the sigE gene encoding RNA polymerase sigma factor SigE → MSSAAGTAAPGRTWAPPAPQQWTPPSWEQIVRDHSARVYRLAYRLTGNPHDAEDLTQDVFVRVFRSLHTFQPGTFEGWLHRITTNLFLDSARRKQKIRFDGLADGADERLPSNWPTPSEVLADAGLDHDVAAALAALSPEFRAAVVLCDIEGLTYEEIAAVLDTKIGTVRSRIHRGRAQLRTALAHRRPSGERERYLGVEVEQGGMPALAGQSIPGYARGS, encoded by the coding sequence GTGTCGAGTGCAGCAGGGACGGCTGCTCCCGGTCGGACCTGGGCGCCCCCAGCCCCGCAGCAGTGGACGCCGCCGAGCTGGGAGCAGATCGTCCGGGACCACAGTGCGCGGGTCTATCGGTTGGCGTACCGGCTGACCGGCAACCCCCACGATGCCGAGGATCTCACCCAGGATGTTTTCGTCCGGGTCTTCCGCTCACTGCACACCTTCCAGCCGGGTACGTTCGAAGGCTGGCTGCACCGCATCACCACCAACCTGTTCTTGGACTCAGCCCGCCGCAAGCAGAAGATCCGCTTCGACGGACTCGCCGACGGCGCCGACGAGCGGCTGCCGAGCAACTGGCCCACGCCGTCGGAGGTGCTCGCCGACGCCGGTCTCGATCATGACGTCGCCGCCGCCCTGGCGGCCCTGTCGCCGGAGTTCCGCGCCGCCGTGGTGCTCTGTGACATCGAGGGACTGACGTACGAGGAGATCGCTGCGGTCTTGGACACCAAGATCGGCACCGTCCGCAGCCGCATCCACCGTGGTCGGGCGCAGTTGCGTACGGCGCTGGCACACCGGCGCCCGAGCGGCGAGCGCGAGCGCTATCTGGGTGTCGAGGTCGAACAGGGCGGGATGCCGGCGCTGGCCGGTCAGTCGATACCGGGGTACGCGAGGGGTTCGTGA
- a CDS encoding type IV toxin-antitoxin system AbiEi family antitoxin domain-containing protein, whose protein sequence is MDNNVILASDFRRLGVTSDEVARMVRRGELIRLRRGAYLRASGVADAADPWALRTRHLQLIDGTMPQLHPRAALSHGSAAALHRLPLFPAMTETVHVTRDRRGGGAVRPALRVHGSPLRDLDRGVIDGHPVTSLARTVVDLARTASYEQAVAVADGGLALGADVGQLAESVEQARSWLGAPQARRVLAFADGRSESVGESFSRIRIQRMPVPAPTLQYEVLDHCGQLVGRCDFAWLERRTVGEFDGKVKYGRFLRPGETIEEAVLREKLREDAIRDQGWQVVRWTWDDLWTPQVIEDRILRAFDRAKRFPQAG, encoded by the coding sequence ATGGACAACAACGTGATTCTTGCCAGTGACTTCCGGCGGCTTGGGGTGACGAGCGACGAGGTGGCCCGAATGGTCCGCCGAGGCGAGCTCATCCGGCTACGCCGAGGTGCCTATCTCCGGGCGTCCGGCGTTGCTGACGCTGCCGACCCGTGGGCGCTGCGGACCCGACACCTCCAGCTGATCGATGGCACCATGCCGCAACTGCATCCGAGGGCAGCGCTGAGTCATGGGTCGGCTGCCGCCCTTCATCGGCTGCCACTATTTCCGGCGATGACGGAGACCGTCCACGTGACCCGTGACCGACGAGGTGGCGGGGCGGTCCGCCCTGCCCTACGGGTGCATGGCTCACCGCTGAGAGACCTCGATCGTGGGGTCATCGACGGTCACCCGGTGACTTCCCTTGCTCGTACGGTCGTGGATCTCGCACGGACCGCGTCGTACGAGCAAGCGGTCGCCGTCGCTGATGGCGGACTCGCGCTCGGTGCCGATGTCGGGCAGCTCGCGGAGAGCGTCGAGCAAGCCAGGTCGTGGTTGGGAGCACCACAGGCACGCAGAGTGCTCGCGTTCGCCGATGGACGAAGTGAGAGCGTTGGTGAGTCGTTCAGCCGGATCAGGATCCAGCGGATGCCCGTGCCGGCACCCACGCTGCAGTACGAGGTGCTCGACCACTGCGGCCAGTTGGTCGGCCGGTGCGACTTCGCCTGGCTGGAACGGCGTACCGTCGGGGAGTTCGACGGAAAGGTGAAGTACGGACGATTCCTCCGCCCGGGAGAGACGATCGAGGAGGCCGTGCTCCGCGAGAAGCTGCGCGAGGACGCCATCCGAGATCAGGGCTGGCAGGTCGTGCGGTGGACCTGGGATGACCTGTGGACTCCACAGGTCATCGAGGATCGGATCCTCCGTGCATTCGACCGCGCCAAGCGCTTTCCCCAGGCGGGGTGA
- a CDS encoding S1C family serine protease, translating into MTDQDRSAGPDGDRAADESSADWFFRDRSDSTQHGDPANAYYGPFGQQPPPVEDPTQVLPTYASSYPPPTGSPYVSSHGSASPRSGPPPTAGPPISGPPVSGPPTVVHSPAPPPGPRQVPVAGGGSPRRPRTGLILLLSVLLAALVGTAAGYGGAKLAGSTAPTSTTPSSAPLPRPSRTGGAPQTPVPAAPNQIDTVQVAATALPSTVMIRVGSGRSGGTGSGFVLDSDGHIMTNNHVIADAADGGRITVVFSDGARVEAKLVGRSPSYDLAVIKLEEEHELTPMAIGDSDNVQVGESVVAIGSPLALASTVTQGIVSAKNRPVVVNSNAGADSPSAYINGIQTDAAINPGNSGGPLVDAGARVIGVNSAILTMGQSADAGGNIGLGFAIPINQAMVIGKLLISDGKATYPVIGVNVGGDAADGVRLSQVDADGPADQAGLRVDDVITKIDDQPVDTAEELIVAIRIHRPGDKVTLTYQRGAQQQTAEVTLGSREG; encoded by the coding sequence GTGACTGACCAGGACCGCTCGGCGGGACCGGACGGAGACCGGGCCGCGGATGAGTCCAGCGCGGACTGGTTCTTCCGGGACCGGTCGGACTCGACTCAACACGGCGATCCGGCAAACGCCTACTACGGTCCGTTCGGTCAGCAGCCGCCACCGGTCGAGGATCCCACCCAGGTGCTGCCGACCTACGCGTCGAGCTATCCGCCGCCGACCGGTTCGCCGTACGTCTCGAGCCACGGTTCGGCAAGCCCGCGGAGTGGGCCGCCACCGACCGCGGGGCCGCCCATTTCGGGGCCGCCCGTTTCAGGGCCGCCGACCGTGGTGCATTCGCCGGCGCCGCCGCCCGGCCCAAGACAGGTGCCGGTTGCCGGCGGCGGATCGCCGCGTCGACCGCGTACCGGACTCATCCTGCTGCTCTCGGTCCTGTTGGCGGCACTGGTCGGCACGGCGGCCGGCTACGGCGGCGCGAAGCTCGCCGGATCCACCGCACCGACGTCGACCACACCCAGCAGCGCACCGTTGCCGCGGCCGTCGAGGACCGGCGGTGCACCGCAGACACCAGTGCCCGCCGCACCCAACCAGATCGACACCGTGCAGGTCGCCGCGACGGCGCTGCCCAGCACGGTGATGATCCGCGTCGGCTCGGGCCGATCCGGTGGGACCGGCTCGGGATTCGTGCTGGACTCCGACGGCCACATCATGACCAACAACCACGTGATCGCCGACGCCGCCGACGGCGGTCGGATCACGGTGGTGTTCTCCGACGGGGCCCGAGTCGAGGCCAAGCTCGTGGGGCGCAGCCCGTCGTACGATCTCGCGGTGATCAAACTGGAGGAGGAGCACGAGCTGACCCCGATGGCGATCGGTGACTCCGACAATGTCCAGGTCGGCGAGTCCGTGGTGGCGATCGGCTCGCCGCTGGCGCTGGCCAGCACGGTCACCCAGGGGATCGTGAGTGCGAAGAACCGCCCGGTGGTGGTCAACTCCAACGCCGGCGCCGACTCGCCGAGCGCCTACATCAACGGCATCCAGACTGACGCAGCCATCAATCCGGGCAACTCCGGTGGGCCGCTGGTCGACGCGGGTGCGCGGGTGATCGGCGTGAACTCCGCGATCTTGACGATGGGGCAGAGCGCCGACGCAGGCGGCAACATCGGTCTGGGCTTCGCGATCCCGATCAACCAGGCGATGGTGATCGGCAAGCTGCTGATCTCCGACGGCAAGGCGACCTATCCCGTGATCGGCGTCAATGTCGGCGGTGACGCCGCCGACGGCGTCCGGTTGTCCCAGGTGGATGCCGATGGACCGGCCGACCAGGCGGGCCTTCGGGTGGACGATGTGATCACCAAGATCGATGACCAGCCGGTCGACACCGCCGAGGAGCTGATCGTTGCCATCCGGATCCATCGTCCCGGCGATAAGGTCACTCTGACCTATCAACGCGGCGCGCAGCAGCAGACCGCTGAAGTGACTTTGGGGAGTCGTGAAGGTTAG
- a CDS encoding sec-independent translocase — MFDVGAPELLVLAVLAVILFGPEKLPEFARKAARVINYVRTMAGSAQQQLKDELGPEFSDVDVRDLNPKTFIQKHLLDDVEPLVDDVKKELAEGTAAGRTAASDVTAAVDDAKSASRSNGSAAGTVGAAAAVGAAAVGVAATNGVASPRVLTPFDPDAT; from the coding sequence ATGTTCGACGTAGGGGCTCCGGAGCTCCTGGTCCTGGCGGTCCTCGCCGTGATCCTGTTCGGCCCGGAGAAGCTCCCCGAGTTCGCCCGGAAGGCGGCTCGGGTGATCAACTACGTACGGACCATGGCCGGCAGCGCGCAGCAGCAGTTGAAGGACGAGCTCGGCCCGGAGTTCTCCGATGTCGACGTACGGGATCTGAACCCCAAGACCTTCATCCAGAAGCACCTGCTCGATGACGTCGAACCCCTGGTCGACGATGTCAAGAAGGAACTCGCCGAGGGCACGGCCGCGGGGCGTACTGCGGCCTCCGATGTGACGGCGGCAGTCGACGACGCCAAGAGCGCGTCGCGGTCGAACGGCTCCGCCGCTGGGACGGTGGGTGCCGCGGCAGCCGTTGGTGCGGCAGCGGTTGGCGTGGCGGCGACCAACGGCGTCGCCAGCCCTCGAGTGCTGACCCCGTTCGACCCGGACGCGACCTAA
- the dapA gene encoding 4-hydroxy-tetrahydrodipicolinate synthase: MTPAPPFGRLLTAMVTPFTDEGKVDYDGAAALATYLVDELGNDGLVISGTTGESPTTTDAEKSELLRVVVAAVGDRSTVLAGVGTFSTEHTRTLAAAAAQDGAAGLLVVTPYYSRPPQSGVLMHFTAVADASELPIMLYDIPHRAGVPIATDTMLRLAEHPRIVAVKDAKGDLQASAKVLAATDLAYYSGDDGMTLPLLSIGAVGVVGTSTHFSAVGMRSLIEAYLGGDVAGALAWHRKLLPIFTGVFATQGCILVKAGLRLQGYGNGLLRSPMPVATEAEVAGLVAALEAAGLPIGNV; the protein is encoded by the coding sequence ATGACCCCCGCGCCTCCGTTCGGACGCCTGCTCACGGCGATGGTGACCCCGTTCACCGACGAGGGGAAGGTCGACTACGACGGTGCTGCGGCGCTGGCGACGTACCTGGTCGACGAGCTGGGGAACGACGGATTGGTGATCAGCGGGACGACCGGGGAGTCGCCGACCACCACCGACGCGGAGAAGAGCGAGTTGCTCCGGGTTGTCGTGGCCGCAGTCGGGGACCGCAGCACCGTCCTGGCCGGGGTCGGCACGTTCAGCACCGAGCACACTCGAACGCTGGCCGCGGCGGCGGCCCAGGACGGCGCGGCCGGACTGCTGGTCGTCACCCCTTACTACTCGCGGCCGCCGCAAAGCGGTGTGCTGATGCACTTCACGGCCGTGGCCGACGCATCCGAGCTGCCGATCATGCTGTACGACATCCCGCATCGCGCGGGCGTTCCGATCGCCACCGACACCATGCTCCGGCTGGCCGAGCACCCGCGGATCGTCGCGGTGAAGGATGCCAAGGGCGATCTCCAGGCGTCGGCGAAGGTGCTGGCCGCCACCGATCTGGCCTACTACTCCGGCGATGATGGCATGACGCTGCCACTGCTCTCGATCGGCGCGGTCGGGGTGGTCGGCACCTCGACTCACTTCAGCGCAGTCGGGATGCGGTCGTTGATCGAGGCCTATCTGGGCGGTGACGTGGCCGGCGCCCTGGCCTGGCACCGGAAGCTGCTGCCGATCTTCACTGGCGTCTTCGCCACCCAAGGCTGCATCCTGGTCAAGGCCGGTCTGCGGCTACAGGGATACGGCAACGGCCTGCTGCGTTCGCCGATGCCGGTGGCGACCGAGGCCGAGGTCGCCGGCCTGGTCGCTGCGCTGGAGGCAGCAGGTCTGCCGATCGGGAACGTCTGA
- the glgC gene encoding glucose-1-phosphate adenylyltransferase → MATSRPKVLAIVLAGGEGKRLMPLTKDRAKPAVPFGGTYRLIDFVLSNLANAEMRQIAVLTQYKSHSLDRHISLTWRMSTLLGNYVTPVPAQQRLGPRWYQGSADAIFQSMNLFVDENPDYVVVFGADNIYRMDVSQMLDAHIEGGLDCTVAGIRVPREQASAFGVIDAGEDNKIKEFLEKPADPPGLPDDPNASFASMGNYIFTCEALVEALFADSSNLDSRHDMGGDIIPSFVSQGNAQVYDFTKNDVPGTGERDKAYWRDVGSVDAYHEAHMDLVSVDPVFNLYNTRWPIWSNMPQLPGAKFTLNGTATDSIVSPGCIISGGRIDQSVLSPNVRVANNANIRQSVIFENARIGEGAVIERAILDKNVLVEAGATVGVDLDEDRARGYTISDGGITVVGKGITVRR, encoded by the coding sequence ATGGCAACCTCGCGTCCCAAGGTTCTTGCGATCGTCCTGGCCGGCGGCGAAGGCAAACGGCTGATGCCGCTCACGAAGGACCGCGCCAAGCCCGCCGTCCCCTTCGGCGGGACCTATCGACTGATCGACTTCGTGCTGTCCAATCTCGCCAACGCCGAGATGCGACAGATCGCCGTCCTGACCCAGTACAAGTCCCACTCGCTCGACCGGCACATCTCGCTGACCTGGCGGATGTCGACACTGCTCGGCAACTATGTGACCCCGGTGCCGGCGCAGCAGCGCCTCGGCCCCCGGTGGTACCAGGGCAGCGCCGATGCGATCTTCCAGTCGATGAACCTGTTCGTCGACGAGAATCCCGACTACGTGGTGGTGTTCGGTGCGGACAACATCTACCGGATGGACGTCTCGCAGATGCTGGACGCGCACATCGAGGGTGGTCTCGACTGCACGGTGGCCGGCATCCGGGTGCCACGCGAGCAGGCGAGCGCCTTCGGAGTGATCGATGCGGGCGAGGACAACAAGATCAAGGAGTTCCTGGAGAAACCTGCCGATCCGCCCGGGCTGCCGGACGACCCGAATGCGTCGTTCGCCTCGATGGGCAACTACATCTTCACCTGCGAGGCCCTGGTGGAGGCGCTGTTCGCGGACTCGTCGAACCTCGACTCACGTCATGACATGGGCGGCGACATCATTCCGAGCTTCGTGTCCCAAGGAAACGCCCAGGTCTACGACTTCACCAAGAACGACGTGCCGGGCACGGGGGAGCGCGACAAGGCGTACTGGCGTGACGTCGGCTCGGTCGATGCCTACCACGAGGCTCACATGGATCTGGTCTCGGTCGACCCGGTGTTCAACCTCTACAACACCAGGTGGCCGATCTGGAGCAATATGCCGCAGTTGCCGGGTGCCAAGTTCACCCTCAACGGCACCGCCACGGACTCGATCGTCAGCCCAGGTTGCATCATCTCCGGAGGGCGGATCGACCAGTCCGTGCTGTCCCCGAATGTCCGGGTGGCCAACAACGCCAACATCCGTCAGTCGGTGATCTTCGAGAACGCCCGGATCGGCGAGGGCGCGGTGATCGAGCGCGCCATCCTCGACAAGAACGTGCTGGTCGAGGCCGGTGCGACCGTGGGCGTCGATCTCGACGAGGACCGTGCCCGCGGCTACACCATCTCCGACGGCGGCATCACCGTGGTCGGCAAAGGCATCACCGTCCGGCGGTAG
- a CDS encoding O-methyltransferase — MTAVPVKTPVKSAPKAASWAYAEDLVAESEAAAEARAAAAPLGVAPLGRGTASALTFLASVVHAKAVVEIGTGSGVSGLALFAGMKPDGILTSIDIEPEHQRVARKAFLSVGIPTQRFRLIAGAALNVLPRLSDGAYDLVFIDADKVEYPAYVEQGVRLLRPGGILAVDNALWHDRTADPSNDDDETIAIRDALSMVTDDESLRPALLPVGDGLLVAVKL; from the coding sequence GTGACCGCCGTACCTGTCAAGACCCCTGTGAAGTCCGCTCCCAAGGCCGCGTCCTGGGCGTACGCGGAGGATCTCGTCGCCGAGTCCGAAGCCGCCGCCGAAGCACGCGCGGCTGCCGCGCCCCTGGGCGTCGCACCGCTGGGCCGGGGCACCGCGAGCGCATTGACGTTCTTGGCGTCCGTGGTCCACGCCAAGGCGGTCGTGGAGATCGGCACCGGATCCGGGGTTTCCGGGCTGGCCCTGTTCGCCGGCATGAAGCCGGACGGCATCCTCACCAGCATCGACATCGAGCCGGAGCACCAACGGGTCGCCCGGAAGGCGTTCCTGTCGGTCGGCATCCCGACCCAGCGCTTCCGGTTGATCGCCGGCGCCGCGTTGAATGTGCTCCCCCGGCTCAGCGACGGGGCGTACGACCTGGTCTTCATCGACGCCGACAAGGTCGAATACCCCGCGTACGTGGAGCAGGGCGTACGACTGCTGCGTCCCGGCGGCATCCTGGCCGTCGACAACGCGCTGTGGCACGACCGCACCGCCGACCCCAGCAACGACGACGACGAGACCATCGCCATCCGCGACGCGCTGAGCATGGTCACCGACGACGAGAGCCTGCGCCCCGCCCTGCTCCCCGTCGGCGACGGCCTCCTGGTCGCCGTCAAGCTCTGA
- a CDS encoding aminoglycoside phosphotransferase family protein: MGADESPPDLELARRLVAEQFPRWADLPVREVELSGWDNRTYRLGDELSVRLPRSRYYREQVAKEQLWLPILAPQLPLPIPQPVARGRPGLGYPHEWSVYRWIQGSPVRLDLIEDPVSFAQAVAEFLVALRACEATDGPLPGQHNFWRGAPFEVYADEAHRSLGELRDLGELSPAETRSANAILAEAVASTWPGPPVWFHGDVAYGNLLVRDGRLAAVIDFGCSGAGDPACDLVLAWTLLPRTARPVYAQTLGLDHDTWARARGWALWKALITVVGQRENNSIAAEEARRVIREVLTDPVH; the protein is encoded by the coding sequence TCTCGAGCTGGCCCGTCGACTGGTCGCCGAGCAGTTTCCCCGGTGGGCCGACCTGCCGGTCCGCGAGGTGGAGCTCAGCGGCTGGGACAACCGGACGTACCGGCTCGGCGACGAGCTGAGTGTCAGGCTTCCTCGGTCACGGTATTACCGAGAGCAGGTCGCCAAGGAGCAGCTTTGGCTGCCGATCCTGGCGCCGCAACTGCCCCTCCCGATCCCACAGCCGGTTGCTCGCGGGCGGCCCGGACTCGGCTATCCGCACGAGTGGTCGGTGTACCGCTGGATCCAAGGCTCTCCGGTCCGGCTCGACCTGATCGAGGACCCGGTCTCCTTCGCCCAGGCGGTCGCCGAGTTCCTGGTGGCGCTGCGTGCCTGTGAGGCGACCGACGGACCACTCCCTGGCCAGCACAACTTCTGGCGAGGAGCACCGTTCGAGGTGTACGCCGACGAGGCCCATCGCTCGTTGGGGGAACTCCGTGATCTTGGCGAGCTGTCGCCGGCCGAGACTCGAAGTGCCAACGCGATCCTGGCGGAGGCAGTCGCCAGCACCTGGCCGGGTCCGCCAGTCTGGTTCCACGGCGACGTCGCGTACGGAAACCTGCTGGTCCGGGACGGTCGGCTGGCAGCGGTGATCGACTTCGGCTGCAGCGGCGCCGGCGATCCGGCCTGCGACCTGGTGCTGGCCTGGACCCTGCTGCCGCGTACGGCTCGGCCGGTATACGCCCAGACACTCGGGCTCGATCATGACACGTGGGCCCGCGCTCGCGGCTGGGCGCTGTGGAAGGCGCTGATCACCGTGGTCGGCCAGCGCGAGAACAATTCGATCGCCGCCGAGGAAGCCCGACGGGTGATCCGCGAGGTGCTGACCGATCCGGTGCACTGA
- a CDS encoding zf-HC2 domain-containing protein yields MRPESCADLDELRSAYVDGALGDSDRERLLAHLVDCADCRRDVAEMRHIRSLLTAAGTLDSAPVDLSDRLVSIAGDEATEPLWTRPFRRTQTPGRLPTRQQLVRARVLAAVLGSSLAVLAILGIGYVSAPAVSLANVDPTRQATIEFTTAVSGFPLDGRVSGALQGLAPVTGTNMDRPEPISRSGKPLSKSKAIKVLVRAGQAGWESSYTANQVVTLTRDGQQVSNTVQVISRGDTGLELRTVPSDSSAAPVTLTYIESEHSSRLADADLVQLLARRYTLRGWKGQLYGGRPAVVVEAVDPSVPAPDQPGDQTAGGAEPAADDEADGVVARWWIGEQTFLILGQETFDGYGNLVTSSRLTDLQMGQVSEDTVALPASPARTTTTLTLSRAAELRKNGWICFDRLAGLQLQRIRTDGPAHPDLVHLIYSDGLTTVSVVEQRGRLEDAPAGSTQNKTLGAWVTSGMPSTATWSSGDVVLTVVTDGSPVTLTAAVAALPHKAFRGQTTIERVRAGWSRILGR; encoded by the coding sequence GTGAGGCCGGAGTCCTGCGCTGACCTGGACGAACTCCGGTCGGCGTACGTCGATGGTGCGCTGGGGGACAGTGACCGCGAGCGGCTTCTGGCCCATCTGGTCGATTGTGCCGACTGCCGACGAGACGTCGCGGAGATGCGGCACATCCGATCGCTGCTGACCGCAGCCGGCACCTTGGACTCGGCGCCGGTCGATCTGTCGGATCGCCTCGTCTCGATCGCCGGCGACGAGGCCACCGAGCCACTGTGGACGCGTCCGTTTCGCCGCACCCAGACACCTGGTCGGCTGCCTACTCGCCAGCAGCTGGTACGTGCGCGCGTGCTCGCGGCTGTGCTGGGGTCCAGCCTGGCCGTGCTGGCCATCCTCGGCATCGGTTACGTCAGCGCGCCGGCCGTGAGTCTGGCGAACGTCGATCCGACGAGGCAGGCCACCATCGAGTTCACCACTGCCGTCTCTGGCTTTCCCTTGGACGGGCGGGTCAGTGGGGCTTTGCAGGGTCTGGCACCGGTCACCGGCACCAATATGGATCGCCCGGAGCCGATCTCGCGGTCGGGCAAGCCGCTGTCGAAGTCGAAAGCGATCAAGGTCTTGGTGCGCGCCGGCCAGGCCGGCTGGGAGTCGAGTTACACCGCGAACCAGGTCGTCACACTGACCCGCGACGGACAGCAGGTGAGCAACACGGTGCAGGTGATCAGCCGCGGCGATACCGGTTTGGAGCTGCGGACCGTGCCGTCGGACTCGTCGGCGGCGCCGGTCACGCTGACCTATATCGAGTCGGAGCACTCGAGTCGACTGGCCGATGCCGACTTGGTCCAGTTGCTGGCGCGCCGCTATACGCTGCGTGGCTGGAAGGGACAGCTGTATGGCGGTCGTCCCGCTGTCGTGGTCGAGGCGGTCGACCCGTCGGTGCCGGCTCCTGATCAGCCAGGCGATCAGACAGCCGGCGGAGCCGAGCCGGCGGCCGACGACGAGGCGGACGGCGTGGTAGCCCGCTGGTGGATCGGCGAGCAGACCTTTCTCATCCTGGGACAGGAGACCTTCGATGGTTACGGCAACCTGGTGACCTCGAGCCGGTTGACCGACCTGCAGATGGGGCAGGTGAGCGAGGATACGGTCGCGTTGCCTGCCTCGCCGGCACGGACGACGACCACGCTCACGCTCTCGCGGGCAGCCGAGCTGCGCAAGAACGGTTGGATCTGCTTCGATCGGCTGGCCGGTCTGCAGTTGCAGCGGATCCGTACCGATGGTCCCGCCCACCCGGACCTCGTGCATCTGATCTACAGCGACGGACTCACCACGGTCAGTGTCGTCGAACAGCGCGGCCGGCTGGAGGACGCACCGGCCGGCAGTACCCAGAACAAGACCCTTGGTGCCTGGGTCACGAGCGGGATGCCGAGCACCGCGACCTGGTCCTCGGGCGATGTCGTGCTGACCGTGGTGACCGATGGGTCACCCGTCACGCTGACCGCAGCCGTCGCCGCGCTGCCACACAAGGCTTTCCGCGGCCAGACTACGATTGAGCGCGTTCGTGCGGGCTGGTCCCGCATCCTAGGGCGATGA
- a CDS encoding Mrp/NBP35 family ATP-binding protein — translation MPVSTAAPLLDRVRTALGGVIDPEIRRPITELGMVAACEENAPGAVRVEVLLTVSGCPMRDTLRRDVTAAVSAVEGVESVQVDLGVMNDQQRAQLRDHLKGGQAEREIVFARPDSLTTVIAVASGKGGVGKSSVTVNLAMALTRLGRTVGVLDADIYGHSIPAMLGVADARPTAVEDMIMPVPTNGLKAISIGMLKPSRDQVVAWRGPILDRALTQMLADVYWGDLDFLLLDLPPGTGDVAISLGQKLPNAEVIVVTTPQQAAAEVAERAGTMASMMNQRVIGVIENMAYLETVCPHCHESHRVEVFGSGGGQEVAAKLTTRLGYQVPVLGQVPLDPTLRVAGDEGVPVTAGDPDSPSGLALTAIAEQLAKRGRGLAGRQLGVSPTGR, via the coding sequence GTGCCCGTCTCGACCGCCGCTCCACTGCTCGACCGCGTCCGTACCGCCCTGGGCGGGGTGATCGATCCCGAGATCCGGCGACCGATCACCGAACTGGGCATGGTCGCGGCCTGTGAGGAGAACGCGCCCGGCGCCGTCCGGGTCGAGGTGCTGCTGACGGTTTCCGGTTGCCCGATGCGCGACACGCTCCGACGCGATGTGACGGCCGCGGTCTCCGCGGTCGAGGGCGTCGAGTCGGTCCAGGTCGATCTCGGCGTGATGAACGATCAGCAACGAGCCCAGCTCCGGGACCACCTGAAGGGCGGCCAGGCGGAACGGGAGATCGTGTTCGCCCGGCCCGACTCGCTGACCACGGTGATCGCGGTCGCGTCCGGCAAGGGTGGAGTCGGCAAGTCCTCGGTGACGGTCAACCTGGCGATGGCGTTGACCCGGCTGGGCCGTACGGTCGGAGTGCTGGACGCCGATATCTACGGTCACTCGATCCCGGCGATGCTCGGGGTCGCCGACGCCCGTCCGACCGCGGTCGAGGACATGATCATGCCGGTGCCCACCAACGGGCTGAAGGCCATCTCGATCGGGATGCTCAAGCCCAGCCGGGACCAGGTGGTCGCCTGGCGCGGGCCGATCCTGGACCGGGCGCTGACTCAGATGCTGGCCGACGTCTATTGGGGCGACCTGGACTTCCTGCTGCTGGATCTGCCTCCTGGTACCGGCGATGTGGCGATCTCCCTCGGCCAGAAACTGCCCAATGCCGAGGTGATCGTGGTGACCACTCCGCAGCAGGCGGCGGCCGAGGTGGCCGAGCGCGCCGGCACGATGGCTTCGATGATGAACCAGCGAGTGATCGGTGTCATCGAGAACATGGCCTATCTGGAGACCGTCTGCCCGCACTGCCACGAGAGCCATCGGGTCGAGGTGTTCGGTTCCGGCGGCGGCCAGGAGGTGGCGGCGAAGCTGACCACTCGGCTGGGCTACCAGGTGCCGGTGCTCGGTCAGGTGCCCCTGGATCCGACGCTGCGCGTCGCGGGCGACGAAGGCGTACCGGTCACTGCCGGCGACCCGGATTCGCCCTCCGGCCTCGCCCTCACCGCGATCGCCGAGCAGTTGGCCAAGCGCGGTCGCGGACTCGCCGGCCGCCAACTGGGCGTCTCCCCCACCGGCCGCTGA